A genomic window from Halorhodospira halophila includes:
- a CDS encoding YciI family protein, whose amino-acid sequence MYYAIMSRDVENSLPLRQSARAEHLARLEQLRDEGRLLLAGPYPAVDTETPGEAGFTGSLVVAEFESLEAAQAWADADPYVAAGVYAQVDVRPFKPVLP is encoded by the coding sequence ATGTATTACGCGATCATGAGCAGGGACGTGGAGAACAGTCTGCCGCTGCGCCAGTCAGCGCGGGCGGAACACCTGGCACGGCTGGAGCAGCTGCGCGACGAGGGGCGGCTGTTGCTCGCCGGGCCGTATCCGGCCGTGGACACGGAGACCCCCGGTGAGGCCGGTTTCACGGGCAGCCTGGTGGTCGCCGAGTTCGAGTCACTAGAGGCGGCGCAGGCGTGGGCGGATGCCGACCCCTACGTGGCGGCGGGCGTCTACGCGCAGGTGGACGTCCGGCCCTTCAAGCCAGTGCTACCGTAA
- a CDS encoding permease, with translation MLELFAHLATLIVHDLLGIEAGKPFGDAAHFFVESTAKIFALLAVLIYVIALARASLNVERVRAFLAGRNRVLGYFLGSTFGAVTPFCSCSSVPVFIGFTTARIPIGVTMAFLITSPMINEVAVVLLWGLLGWELTLIYIAVGFLIGMLGGAFLDAIRAERYLQPFLAKAYAEGSAPADGAAGATRLTLRQRHDFARREVGEIFARVWKWVLIGVGLGAALYGFVPEGWIEEHLGAGHWWQVPAAVLVAIPLYTNITGVVPVMESLIIQGLPIGTTLAFCMSTVAASFPEFVLLKQVMQWRLLAIFFVLLLFAFTLAGWLLNAVEPLLFAGV, from the coding sequence ATGCTTGAACTCTTCGCTCATCTCGCCACCTTGATCGTCCACGACCTGCTGGGCATCGAGGCCGGCAAGCCGTTCGGCGATGCCGCGCACTTCTTCGTTGAGAGCACGGCGAAGATCTTCGCCCTGCTGGCGGTGCTGATCTACGTCATTGCTCTGGCCCGGGCGTCGCTGAACGTCGAGCGGGTCCGCGCCTTCCTGGCCGGGCGCAATCGCGTCCTCGGCTACTTCCTGGGCTCGACGTTCGGAGCCGTGACCCCGTTCTGCTCCTGCTCGAGCGTGCCGGTGTTCATCGGCTTCACCACGGCGCGGATCCCTATCGGGGTGACCATGGCCTTCCTGATCACCTCGCCGATGATCAACGAAGTGGCCGTGGTGTTGCTCTGGGGGCTGCTGGGCTGGGAGCTGACCCTGATCTACATCGCCGTCGGTTTTCTGATCGGCATGCTCGGCGGGGCGTTTCTCGACGCCATTCGCGCGGAGCGCTACCTGCAACCGTTCCTGGCCAAGGCCTATGCCGAGGGCAGTGCGCCGGCTGACGGCGCTGCCGGTGCGACGCGGCTGACCCTGCGCCAGCGCCACGACTTTGCCCGGCGCGAGGTGGGGGAGATCTTCGCGCGGGTCTGGAAGTGGGTCCTGATCGGTGTCGGCCTCGGGGCGGCGCTTTACGGCTTCGTCCCCGAGGGCTGGATCGAGGAGCACCTGGGTGCCGGTCACTGGTGGCAGGTGCCTGCGGCGGTGCTGGTCGCCATTCCGCTGTACACCAACATCACGGGTGTGGTGCCGGTGATGGAGAGCCTGATTATCCAGGGGCTGCCCATCGGCACCACCCTGGCTTTCTGCATGAGCACCGTCGCTGCGAGCTTTCCGGAGTTCGTGCTGCTCAAGCAGGTGATGCAGTGGCGGTTGCTGGCGATCTTCTTCGTCCTGCTGCTGTTCGCCTTCACCCTGGCGGGGTGGCTGCTCAATGCCGTGGAGCCGCTACTATTTGCCGGGGTGTGA
- a CDS encoding endonuclease yields MSAPSPRPHPGLTGERLRWLLEQLVAHHGEQHWWPAETAFEVLVGAVLTQNTAWSNVERAMEQLRGAGLLDPVALIEAEGDEVAEAIRPAGYFNVKTRRLRNLCIAYLQEGCMEGMQLRRTEALREKLLAVNGVGRETADDILLYAFHRPVFVIDAYTRRILQRLGWIQGDEGYERLRAGVEAALGPDTAAFNELHAQIVALGKDTCRPTPRCADCPLSAACAHAAGGAGAPSA; encoded by the coding sequence GTGAGCGCGCCCTCGCCGCGCCCCCACCCCGGCCTGACCGGTGAGCGGCTACGCTGGCTGCTTGAGCAGCTGGTCGCCCACCACGGTGAACAGCACTGGTGGCCGGCAGAAACCGCCTTCGAGGTACTGGTCGGGGCCGTGCTGACCCAGAACACCGCCTGGAGCAATGTCGAGCGCGCCATGGAGCAGCTCCGTGGCGCGGGGCTGCTCGATCCCGTGGCCCTGATCGAGGCCGAGGGCGACGAGGTGGCCGAGGCGATCCGGCCGGCAGGCTACTTCAACGTCAAAACCCGCCGGCTGCGCAACCTGTGCATCGCCTACCTGCAGGAGGGCTGCATGGAGGGCATGCAGCTACGGCGCACCGAGGCGCTGCGCGAGAAGCTGCTGGCGGTCAACGGCGTCGGCCGCGAGACCGCCGACGACATCCTGCTCTACGCCTTCCACCGCCCGGTGTTCGTCATCGACGCCTACACCCGGCGCATCCTCCAGCGCCTGGGCTGGATTCAGGGCGACGAGGGCTACGAACGGCTACGGGCGGGTGTCGAGGCGGCGCTGGGGCCGGACACCGCAGCCTTCAACGAGCTGCATGCCCAGATCGTGGCGCTGGGCAAGGACACCTGCCGCCCCACGCCGCGCTGTGCCGACTGCCCGCTCAGCGCCGCTTGCGCCCACGCCGCCGGCGGCGCTGGGGCGCCGTCCGCCTGA
- a CDS encoding tryptophan--tRNA ligase → MANINQRPSRVLSGMRPTGRLHLGHYHGVLKNWVRLQNEYECFFFVADWHALTTHYESPWVVGDNVWDMVIDWLACGVNPKLARLFIQSRVPEHAELHLLLSMMTPLGWLERVPTFRDQQEQLSDRDLSTYGFLGYPLLQSADVLIYKATEVPVGEDQVAHLELTREVARRFNHLYGVEPDFEQKAQEAARKMGKKNARLYHDLRRRYQQEGDREALEVAHALLEGQPNITVADRERLFGYLDGTTRELLPEPEVLLTPTAKMPGLDGRKMSKSYDNTIGLREPTDDVVRKLRTMPTDPARVRRNDPGDPQKCPVWDFHQVYSDESTRAWVQEGCTTAGIGCLECKRCIIDAVEAELSPIRERARQYEEDPEHVRSIIVDGCEQAREEARETLGEVRSAMGLEYR, encoded by the coding sequence TTGGCTAACATCAACCAACGACCCAGCCGCGTCCTGTCGGGCATGCGCCCGACAGGACGGCTGCACCTGGGCCATTACCACGGCGTGCTCAAGAACTGGGTGCGCCTGCAGAACGAGTACGAGTGTTTCTTCTTCGTGGCCGACTGGCACGCCCTGACCACCCACTACGAGAGCCCCTGGGTGGTCGGGGACAATGTCTGGGACATGGTGATCGATTGGCTGGCCTGCGGCGTCAACCCCAAGCTGGCGCGGCTGTTTATCCAGTCCCGGGTGCCCGAGCACGCTGAGCTCCACCTGCTGCTGTCGATGATGACCCCCCTCGGCTGGCTCGAGCGGGTGCCCACGTTCCGCGACCAGCAGGAGCAGCTGAGCGACCGGGACCTGTCCACCTACGGCTTCCTCGGGTATCCGCTGCTGCAGTCGGCGGACGTGCTCATCTACAAGGCCACCGAGGTGCCGGTGGGCGAGGACCAGGTGGCCCACCTGGAACTTACCCGCGAGGTGGCCCGCCGCTTCAACCACCTCTACGGCGTCGAGCCGGATTTCGAGCAGAAGGCCCAGGAGGCGGCGCGCAAGATGGGCAAGAAGAATGCGCGCCTCTACCACGACCTGCGCCGTCGCTATCAGCAGGAGGGTGACCGCGAGGCCCTGGAGGTGGCGCACGCCCTGCTGGAGGGGCAGCCGAACATCACCGTCGCCGACCGCGAGCGGCTCTTCGGCTATCTCGACGGCACCACCCGGGAACTGTTGCCCGAGCCCGAGGTGCTGTTGACGCCGACCGCGAAGATGCCCGGCCTCGATGGCCGCAAGATGTCCAAGTCCTACGACAACACCATCGGCCTGCGCGAGCCCACCGACGACGTCGTCCGCAAGCTGCGCACCATGCCGACGGACCCGGCGCGGGTGCGTCGTAACGACCCCGGCGATCCGCAGAAGTGCCCGGTGTGGGACTTCCATCAGGTCTACTCCGACGAGTCGACCCGCGCGTGGGTCCAAGAGGGGTGCACCACCGCCGGGATCGGTTGCCTGGAGTGCAAGCGCTGCATCATCGACGCCGTTGAGGCCGAGCTGTCGCCGATCCGCGAGCGGGCCCGACAGTACGAGGAAGATCCGGAGCATGTGCGCTCGATCATCGTTGACGGCTGTGAGCAGGCCCGCGAGGAGGCCCGCGAGACCCTTGGCGAGGTGCGCAGCGCCATGGGCCTGGAGTACCGGTGA
- the scpB gene encoding SMC-Scp complex subunit ScpB has protein sequence MNMPPLKHIIEAALLAAGEALTFERIQGLFDADRAPSRDDIRRAVAELSADYQGRGIEIREVAGGYRIQVGADMAPWVSRLWEEKPARYSRAVLETLALIAYRQPITRGEIEQVRGVSVSTSIIRTLEERGWIRVVGRRDVPGRPAMYATTRGFLEHFNLRGLDQLPDLATLQDPDQAHLELDLRLPDEAEGDPATSDDEQGATRDE, from the coding sequence ATGAATATGCCACCACTCAAGCACATCATCGAGGCGGCGCTGCTGGCCGCCGGCGAGGCGCTGACCTTCGAACGCATCCAGGGCCTGTTCGATGCCGACCGGGCGCCGAGCCGCGACGACATCCGCCGGGCCGTGGCCGAGCTGTCGGCGGACTACCAGGGGCGCGGGATCGAGATCCGCGAGGTGGCCGGCGGCTACCGCATCCAGGTCGGTGCCGACATGGCCCCGTGGGTCTCGCGGCTCTGGGAGGAGAAGCCGGCACGCTATTCGCGGGCCGTCCTCGAGACGCTGGCCCTGATTGCCTACCGGCAGCCGATCACCCGCGGGGAGATCGAGCAGGTGCGCGGGGTCAGCGTCAGTACTTCGATCATCCGCACGCTCGAGGAGCGTGGCTGGATCCGCGTGGTGGGCCGGCGCGACGTGCCGGGGCGCCCGGCGATGTACGCCACCACCCGCGGGTTTCTTGAGCACTTCAACCTGCGCGGGCTGGATCAGCTGCCGGATCTGGCCACGCTGCAGGATCCGGATCAGGCGCATCTGGAGCTGGATCTGCGCCTGCCCGACGAGGCCGAGGGCGATCCGGCAACCAGCGACGACGAACAGGGGGCGACCCGTGACGAGTGA
- a CDS encoding SDR family NAD(P)-dependent oxidoreductase, with amino-acid sequence MAEQALISADYQPAEDAFDGRVILVTGATGGIGSAVCRRLAAAGATVVILDKDLKALESLYDRIVEDNHPEPAIYPMNLEGATFDNFPEVAQRIREGLGRLDGLLHAAATMGKPAPVELYDMETWYKTLQVNLNAAFMLTQACLPLLRESDRGSIVFTSDASGRNGHKAYGGAYAVSNAGLEGLMRVLAAELAETTSVCVNTLDPGIVATGLRQKEFPFENPLDLTQPQQVAGAFLRLLGPDGRSHHGQALSVEPAPA; translated from the coding sequence GTGGCCGAACAAGCGTTGATCTCCGCCGACTACCAGCCCGCCGAAGACGCCTTCGACGGGCGCGTCATCCTGGTCACCGGCGCCACTGGCGGTATCGGCAGCGCCGTCTGCCGCCGGCTCGCCGCCGCCGGCGCCACGGTTGTCATCCTCGACAAGGACCTCAAGGCGCTCGAGAGCCTCTACGACCGCATCGTCGAGGACAACCACCCAGAACCGGCGATCTACCCCATGAACCTCGAGGGCGCCACCTTCGACAACTTCCCCGAGGTCGCGCAGCGTATCCGCGAGGGCCTCGGCCGCCTCGATGGCCTGCTCCACGCCGCGGCCACCATGGGCAAACCGGCGCCCGTCGAACTCTACGACATGGAGACGTGGTACAAGACCCTCCAGGTCAACCTCAACGCCGCCTTCATGCTCACTCAAGCGTGCCTGCCGCTGCTGCGCGAGTCCGACCGGGGCAGCATCGTGTTCACCAGCGATGCCAGCGGCCGGAATGGCCACAAAGCCTACGGAGGCGCCTACGCCGTCTCCAATGCCGGGCTCGAGGGCCTGATGCGGGTGCTCGCCGCGGAGCTGGCCGAGACGACGAGCGTCTGCGTCAACACCCTCGACCCGGGCATTGTCGCCACCGGGCTGAGGCAGAAGGAGTTCCCCTTCGAGAACCCCCTCGACCTGACCCAGCCGCAGCAGGTGGCCGGCGCCTTCCTGCGCCTGCTCGGGCCCGACGGGCGCAGCCACCACGGTCAGGCGCTGAGCGTCGAGCCGGCACCGGCGTGA
- a CDS encoding L-threonylcarbamoyladenylate synthase — MAQYFEVHPETPQQRLINQAVQTLADGGVIAYPTDSSYALGCRLGDKAALDRIREIRRLDNSHNFTMACKDLKDIGTYAKMENYAYRLLKSHTPGPYTFILRATSEVPRRLQHPKRKTIGIRVPDHPASRALLNTLGEPLMSVTLQLPGDDMPLDDPEAIRERIGKLIDAVVAGGPTGGGASTVIDLTGEAAEVIREGVGDTRVFQSA, encoded by the coding sequence ATGGCGCAGTACTTTGAAGTCCATCCGGAGACGCCCCAGCAGCGCCTGATCAACCAGGCCGTGCAGACTCTTGCCGATGGGGGTGTCATCGCCTACCCGACGGATTCGAGCTACGCCCTCGGCTGTCGCCTCGGCGACAAGGCCGCCCTCGACCGCATCCGCGAGATCCGGCGTCTGGACAACAGCCATAACTTCACCATGGCGTGCAAGGATCTCAAGGATATCGGCACCTACGCCAAGATGGAAAACTACGCCTACCGCCTGCTCAAGTCCCACACACCGGGGCCGTACACCTTTATCCTGCGGGCTACGTCCGAAGTGCCCCGGCGGCTGCAGCACCCCAAGCGCAAGACCATTGGTATCCGCGTACCCGACCACCCGGCCAGCCGCGCACTGCTCAACACTCTCGGCGAGCCGCTGATGAGCGTGACGCTGCAGCTGCCCGGTGACGACATGCCCCTCGACGATCCCGAGGCGATCCGTGAGCGCATCGGCAAGCTGATCGACGCCGTCGTTGCTGGCGGGCCCACCGGGGGCGGGGCGAGCACCGTGATCGATCTCACCGGTGAGGCTGCCGAGGTCATCCGCGAAGGGGTCGGCGATACCCGCGTCTTCCAGAGTGCCTGA
- a CDS encoding segregation and condensation protein A has translation MTETAAGQASADEPAGGGEPVARVGDEALRRLPDDLYIPPDALEVFLEAFEGPLDLLLYLIRRQNLDILDIPIAEITRQYMEYVELMREMRLELAAEYLVMAAMLAEIKSRMLLPRPAAADDEEDEDHDPRAELIRRLQEYERFKKVAEQIDELPRVGRDIFPAAADAPECRPRAQAPEVSLRELLLALSEVMRRAQLNESHHVERETISIRERMSETLSGLSEERYTPFQELFRVEEGRTGVVVTFLALLELVRESMVELVQADAFAPIYIRAR, from the coding sequence GTGACGGAGACCGCCGCCGGGCAGGCGTCCGCTGACGAGCCGGCGGGCGGCGGTGAGCCGGTGGCCCGCGTCGGTGACGAGGCGCTGCGACGGCTGCCGGACGATCTCTACATCCCCCCGGACGCGCTCGAGGTCTTCCTCGAGGCGTTCGAGGGGCCGCTGGATCTGCTGCTCTACCTGATCCGGCGGCAGAATCTCGACATCCTCGACATCCCCATCGCCGAGATCACCCGGCAGTACATGGAGTACGTCGAGCTCATGCGCGAGATGCGTCTGGAGCTGGCCGCCGAGTACCTGGTGATGGCCGCCATGCTCGCCGAGATCAAGTCGCGCATGCTGCTGCCGCGGCCCGCGGCGGCCGACGACGAGGAGGACGAGGACCACGATCCGCGGGCCGAACTGATCCGCCGGCTGCAGGAGTACGAGCGTTTCAAGAAGGTGGCCGAGCAGATCGACGAACTCCCCCGCGTGGGGCGGGATATCTTCCCGGCCGCCGCCGACGCACCGGAGTGTCGGCCCCGGGCGCAGGCACCGGAAGTCAGCCTGCGCGAGCTGCTGCTGGCCCTTTCAGAGGTCATGCGCCGGGCGCAGCTGAATGAGAGCCACCACGTCGAGCGCGAGACGATCAGCATCCGCGAGCGGATGAGCGAGACCCTGAGCGGGCTCAGCGAGGAGCGTTACACGCCCTTCCAGGAGCTGTTCCGGGTGGAGGAGGGGCGGACCGGGGTCGTGGTGACCTTCCTGGCGCTGCTCGAGCTGGTGCGCGAGTCCATGGTGGAGCTGGTCCAGGCCGACGCCTTTGCCCCGATCTACATCCGCGCACGATGA
- a CDS encoding thioredoxin family protein — protein sequence MTIIKVLGSGCAKCNNTAERIEQMAADLGVAAEVHKETGPEALIQYGVMSTPAVVVDERLVHSGSVPEPEQIKEWLQ from the coding sequence ATGACCATCATTAAGGTGCTGGGCAGTGGCTGCGCCAAGTGCAACAACACCGCCGAGCGGATCGAGCAGATGGCTGCTGATCTGGGTGTGGCCGCAGAGGTACACAAGGAGACGGGGCCGGAGGCCCTGATCCAGTACGGCGTCATGTCGACACCGGCCGTGGTGGTGGACGAGCGGCTGGTCCACAGCGGGTCGGTTCCTGAACCCGAGCAGATCAAGGAGTGGCTGCAGTGA
- the rluB gene encoding 23S rRNA pseudouridine(2605) synthase RluB, which yields MTSDGGNQPAGEKLQKVLARAGLGSRREMEAAIQAGRVRIEGRVAKLGDRAQPRDHVELDGQTVQRVHREPPRRVLLYNKPEGEVTTRSDPEGRSTVFERLPRTPGRWIAVGRLDINSQGLLLFTNDGELANALMHPSTGVEREYACRIHGEVTEEMVHRLVGGVELEDGPAHFEVVESAMPVDEPQEGANAWFHVIVTEGRRREVRRLWESQGVTVSRLIRVRYGPVVMPRDLRRGQLHELDEAGKRELYEHVGLTPPEPVRRTAPQRRRRRGRKRR from the coding sequence GTGACGAGTGACGGTGGGAATCAGCCTGCGGGCGAGAAACTGCAGAAGGTACTGGCGCGCGCCGGGCTGGGCTCGCGCCGCGAGATGGAGGCGGCCATCCAGGCCGGGCGCGTGCGCATCGAGGGACGCGTGGCGAAGCTGGGCGATCGCGCGCAGCCCCGTGACCACGTGGAGCTGGACGGGCAGACGGTGCAGCGGGTCCATCGCGAGCCGCCGCGGCGGGTGCTGCTCTATAACAAGCCCGAGGGCGAAGTGACCACCCGCTCCGACCCCGAGGGCCGATCAACAGTCTTCGAGCGGCTGCCGCGCACGCCCGGGCGGTGGATCGCCGTCGGGCGGCTGGATATCAACAGCCAGGGGCTGTTGCTGTTCACCAACGATGGCGAACTCGCCAACGCCCTGATGCATCCCTCCACGGGGGTTGAGCGGGAGTACGCCTGCCGGATCCACGGCGAGGTGACCGAGGAGATGGTCCACCGCTTGGTGGGTGGGGTCGAACTCGAGGACGGCCCCGCCCACTTCGAGGTGGTGGAGTCGGCCATGCCGGTGGACGAGCCGCAGGAGGGCGCTAACGCGTGGTTCCACGTTATCGTCACCGAGGGGCGCCGCCGCGAGGTCCGCCGGCTCTGGGAGTCCCAAGGGGTGACGGTCAGCCGTCTGATCCGCGTGCGCTACGGGCCCGTGGTGATGCCCCGGGATCTGCGCCGCGGCCAGCTGCACGAGCTGGACGAGGCCGGCAAGCGCGAACTCTACGAGCACGTGGGCCTGACCCCGCCGGAGCCGGTCAGGCGGACGGCGCCCCAGCGCCGCCGGCGGCGTGGGCGCAAGCGGCGCTGA
- the tspO gene encoding tryptophan-rich sensory protein TspO, translated as MSLLIFVAFLGACMAAAATGAMFGPGRWYEELDKPTWTPPNWLFPVAWTVLYLAIAVAAWRVALSGSEVLALGLALWALQIALNTLWTPVFFGLQQLFGGLVVLGALWVSVLLTTAAFLAADWLAGLLFIPYLAWVSFAGALNYDIWRRNGDAPSAGTTEQGGA; from the coding sequence GTGAGTCTTTTGATTTTTGTCGCGTTTCTCGGCGCCTGCATGGCGGCGGCCGCCACCGGGGCCATGTTCGGTCCCGGGCGTTGGTATGAGGAGCTGGACAAGCCCACCTGGACGCCGCCGAACTGGCTGTTCCCGGTGGCGTGGACGGTGCTCTACCTGGCCATTGCCGTGGCCGCCTGGCGGGTGGCCCTGTCCGGCTCCGAGGTCCTGGCCCTCGGTCTGGCCCTGTGGGCGCTGCAGATCGCTCTGAACACGCTGTGGACGCCGGTTTTCTTCGGTCTGCAGCAGCTCTTCGGCGGCTTGGTGGTGCTTGGGGCGCTGTGGGTCTCGGTGCTGCTGACCACGGCGGCGTTCCTGGCCGCGGACTGGCTGGCCGGGCTGCTGTTCATCCCCTATCTGGCCTGGGTCAGCTTTGCGGGCGCCCTCAACTACGACATCTGGCGACGCAACGGCGATGCCCCCTCGGCCGGCACGACGGAGCAGGGCGGCGCCTAA